From a region of the Podarcis muralis chromosome 16, rPodMur119.hap1.1, whole genome shotgun sequence genome:
- the NUDT22 gene encoding uridine diphosphate glucose pyrophosphatase NUDT22 isoform X1 produces the protein MDPDISLLFQCPSPKGITEAQVRAELSPLYDRRPLPGDRARIETAWVARRQQSPWLFDGTKFRLHSIQLEGDILTFCLGLTCYKDFVGTNLADAAGQLQERGREDLGNSQAYLAEPLGVGAMLHTADDKFVFLRRSQCVGEAPGKIDIPGGHPEPQVVMEDAALEGPVRHQDLPRESVVKELFCSVLREIQDEVNLPLPTLSNPVLLGIARNETSAGRCSAEFYIRCSLNSEQVSHHYAVGGPEAQESTSIIFVDREDVLTMEQSGDFWKELCPSAKGAIELYRGVMGTCQ, from the exons ATGGATCCTGATATCTCTCTCCTCTTCCAGTGCCCATCTCCCAAGGGCATCACAGAGGCTCAGGTCCGAGCTGAGCTCTCCCCACTGTATGACCGTCGCCCACTCCCTGGCGACAGGGCCCGGATTGAGACAGCTTGGGTGGCACGTCGCCAGCAGAGCCCATGGCTCTTTGACGGAACCAAATTCCGTCTCCACTCAATCCAGCTGGAAGGGGACATCTTGACTTTCTGCCTTGGTCTCACCTGCTACAAGGACTTTGTGGGCACCAACTTGGCGGACGCAGCCGGGCAGCTCCAGGAGCGTGGGCGCGAGGACTTGGGGAACAGCCAGGCCTACCTCGCCGAGCCCCTGGGGGTGGGCGCCATGCTGCACACAGCAGATGACAAGTTTGTCTTTTTGCGGCGGAGTCAGTGCGTAGGGGAGGCGCCTGGGAAGATCGACATTCCTGGAGGCCACCCTGAACCGCAG GTTGTCATGGAAGATGCCGCCTTGGAGGGGCCTGTCCGTCACCAGGACCTCCCAAGAGAATCTGTGGTTAAGGAGTTGTTCTGCTCTGTGCTGCGAGAGATCCAGGATGAG gtGAACCTTCCACTGCCCACCCTCAGCAACCCAGTGTTGCTCGGAATAGCCCGGAACGAGACCAGCGCAGGCCGCTGCAGTGCTGAATTCTACATCAG GTGCAGTCTCAACTCTGAGCAGGTGAGTCACCATTATGCTGTCGGGGGCCCTGAGGCCCAAGAGTCAACCAGCATCATCTTTGTTGACAGAGAG GATGTCCTGACAatggagcagagcggggactTTTGGAAGGAACTGTGCCCATCAGCCAAAGGGGCCATAGAGCTCTACAGAGGGGTCATGGGCACATGCCAATGA
- the NUDT22 gene encoding uridine diphosphate glucose pyrophosphatase NUDT22 isoform X2 encodes MDPDISLLFQCPSPKGITEAQVRAELSPLYDRRPLPGDRARIETAWVARRQQSPWLFDGTKFRLHSIQLEGDILTFCLGLTCYKDFVGTNLADAAGQLQERGREDLGNSQAYLAEPLGVGAMLHTADDKFVFLRRSQCVGEAPGKIDIPGGHPEPQVVMEDAALEGPVRHQDLPRESVVKELFCSVLREIQDEVNLPLPTLSNPVLLGIARNETSAGRCSAEFYIRCSLNSEQDVLTMEQSGDFWKELCPSAKGAIELYRGVMGTCQ; translated from the exons ATGGATCCTGATATCTCTCTCCTCTTCCAGTGCCCATCTCCCAAGGGCATCACAGAGGCTCAGGTCCGAGCTGAGCTCTCCCCACTGTATGACCGTCGCCCACTCCCTGGCGACAGGGCCCGGATTGAGACAGCTTGGGTGGCACGTCGCCAGCAGAGCCCATGGCTCTTTGACGGAACCAAATTCCGTCTCCACTCAATCCAGCTGGAAGGGGACATCTTGACTTTCTGCCTTGGTCTCACCTGCTACAAGGACTTTGTGGGCACCAACTTGGCGGACGCAGCCGGGCAGCTCCAGGAGCGTGGGCGCGAGGACTTGGGGAACAGCCAGGCCTACCTCGCCGAGCCCCTGGGGGTGGGCGCCATGCTGCACACAGCAGATGACAAGTTTGTCTTTTTGCGGCGGAGTCAGTGCGTAGGGGAGGCGCCTGGGAAGATCGACATTCCTGGAGGCCACCCTGAACCGCAG GTTGTCATGGAAGATGCCGCCTTGGAGGGGCCTGTCCGTCACCAGGACCTCCCAAGAGAATCTGTGGTTAAGGAGTTGTTCTGCTCTGTGCTGCGAGAGATCCAGGATGAG gtGAACCTTCCACTGCCCACCCTCAGCAACCCAGTGTTGCTCGGAATAGCCCGGAACGAGACCAGCGCAGGCCGCTGCAGTGCTGAATTCTACATCAG GTGCAGTCTCAACTCTGAGCAG GATGTCCTGACAatggagcagagcggggactTTTGGAAGGAACTGTGCCCATCAGCCAAAGGGGCCATAGAGCTCTACAGAGGGGTCATGGGCACATGCCAATGA